In Tachysurus fulvidraco isolate hzauxx_2018 chromosome 5, HZAU_PFXX_2.0, whole genome shotgun sequence, the genomic stretch AAAGGACAGTCTGTTTGACTTCTGTTACAGCTTGCTCTTCAAGTATGTTAAATTTTACAGTATTATGCAAtcaaaagagaagagaagatccTATATATTCTGCTTACCAACAATTAGAATTATTGTGCCACCCACTCATACCTGCGGAAACCAGTGTGTTTACCTAAGAATTTGCAGGGTGTGTCTTGGCTCTCTTACAGGGCTTATTGGGCTATCTTAGGTCACCAAAACTATACAGATGTGTACTGTTGCATTGGACCTTCTAACCGCATTATATATGTTTGGaattttgatatattttttctctctttaggGCTGGATATCACACCCTGTTTGGTACAGAGAATGATAACAGTGCTAAATTCACTGAGGTTTATGAGGAGTTTCGGCGGTTTGACAAGATTTTACCAAAAATGGCAAGGCGTTCTGCACTTAGAGGTATTTTGAAAAACTCTTGAACTCTAATCTTTCTCATAATTATTAGTAAGAAGGTAGAGAAAACAAGAAGGTGTTCCTTTTCTGGAACATTAATCTTCACCTAATTGTTcatgtatatctgtgtgtgtgtgtgtgtgtgtgtgtgtgtgtgtgtgtgtgtgtgtgtgtgtgtgtgtgtgtgtgtgtgcacgcacatgTGTGCGCATGTAAATGCATGTTAGATGAGTTGAAATTTGCCAGCTCAGCACGAAAGCGACTGTGGGAACTGTTGTCTCCAAACTGTATTTCCACGAAATCAGTGACCCAGTCTTGGATGCAGACCTACGTTCAGCACCTAAAAGAGCAAGGCTTGGACACAGAGACCCAGCGGCGAGCCCTGCTTCTGCAGCTGTGGGTTACACAGGTGAGCAGAGTCAATGTGGTGTCTTcacatgtacacagacacatgaCCAAActaatattgtatttttttcactAATAACTCTTATGTGTGTGACAATCTAGGTTAGATTTTAGATGATGTAAATTTCTGGCCTCAGTTCATTTTTCCTGGCATTGATATAGGGGGCTGGTATGTGTGAAATTGACAAGTGATTGTGAAAGATAGTGAGTACAAGAGAGATTGTAACAGAGCTATATGAACTTTCAGCCTCAAGGATATGATGCAATAGTTGTGAACAGTGAAAACTACAGGCACAAATGTTTCCATTTTTTGTAGTCACCGACAATAATGTCATATTTGAAGATATTTTTAGTATGACTGCTGGTTGTTCTTCTGTCTGTCCACACACCCTGAAAAACATGTCACTGTCCTTGATGAATGAGGAGGAGATTCACCCACAGTAATGATGTACATAATGTATGTAACtatactacatactgtatatattacatgtaaaatgattaatgtatataagtatataagtaaTCAGAGAATGAATTACAGGAATAATGTTACTAGAGTTGGTAAGACAGCTTCTGTTTTCTATTAGCTGTGTCTgttttttagaattattttttctgttggTGGTAAATGCAATGTatagactgtgtttgtgtgtagggtAATGCTGGCCCTGCAACATTCTGGTTGCTGGGCTTCTTGCTCACACACCCAGACGCTTTGAAAGCAGTGAAAGTGGAGTTGTGCAGCCTACAGCACTGCCCCTCGGACAAGAGAGAGGAAACGCCGGTGTTAAGTATGTTTCAGTGGTGGTACGTTTAGTCATTAAGAACAACAAAGCTTGTTGTACACCCTTAAAGAAACTTGTATAAGTAATTGTTGagctatatttttaatattatggtaAAATAATTGCCATGAATTACTGAAAttgcttatttttatgttattatataataatgcctggatccttttattttcttccaataatagtttttttttcatttgtgtttggTGTTACAGACAGTGTTCTGAAAGAGACGCTGCGCCTCAGAGCGGCTGCTCTCATCACCAGAGATGTGATGCAGGACAGAAGGATTAAATTAAGCAGCGGTCAAGAATTTGTTCTACGGCAGGGAGATCGCCTCTGTATCTTCCCTTTCCTCAGTCCACAGATGGATCCTCAGATTCATCATGAGCCAGAGGTAAAACAACCTGCTGTCctcttcacattttttttgttctctaaGCTTTATGTATTGATTGCTTTAGCAGTCAAAGGCATTCAAATTCAGATAAAGTTATCGGTAtatctttcttatttttcattgcAAATGTTTATAATCCGTCAGATCATCAATAACAATGCTTTAAAAGCTGATGGGATCAGTTTATAGGTCTCAGGTGTAGTATGTCAGGAATAACACCATGGTCGTGTGATGCGTCTCAACATGCAAACCGAGTGCCTAGCAATCTCAAAGTATATTATTtgctctccctctttctctcttatacGCTCTCTGTCTAAAAGAATAAAGTTTGACTGCTTACAAAGAAAGCAACAGCATAATCATCATATGTTTTACTTTTGTAaacaagtttttatttatctgtttattagtCTTAGATTATGTTTATTGTCCACACAAAACCCTGTGTACGAGCTTTTACTATAGACACAATAACGTTTCTAATGGTCATGTTATAGCCAGTACTACCTTTTGAGGCATGCTCTTGTACTAAAATAATGCACATATCCTTCTGACCAAATCAGATTCAGGAATTCAGCTGTGTTGTGGTGTAATTGTATAATTGAGTAATTGAGAGGCAtggtgttgtgtctgttgttaGTTGAGGATTCTGCAAAGCATCTGGTTCAAATTACCACAGAATGGAAATAAGCAGTTCAAAGAGATACAACACAGATTTAATTACAAGTAATTAATATACTTGTAATTAAATCTGTGTTGCATCTCTTTGAGCTGGGGAGTATTTgtagtttttctctctctctctctgtctctctgtctacatctgtctgtctgtctgtctgtctgtctgtctctctctctctctctgtctgtctctgtctctctgactctctctctgtctgtctgtctgtcagttcaAAGAGATGCAACACAGATTTAATTACAAGTAATTAATATACTTTAGatgttaaatgaaaataaatattaaatagagTAATAGAGTAATAGATCATAAATTACTTTCTCATACCTATATTTATGAGCATACGTAATAATGTTTTGCTATGCACATAAAATCAAAAATGAATCACATAAAATCATGTCAAATAATCAAACCGAGATGTCGTAAATAATTTGTACGTAATAGTAACTGAGTGCTGGATTACATTAAGTCTGTAAAAGCCGTAAAGCAAATCGACAGAGATGTCTAGGATTAGGCCTGCAGTTATTAATCCAAATGaatggagagaaaaacagaaaggagAGAAATTAGTTTGTAACAGCCACTGTCTCCTTTAACAAATAGGAGATTTGGACCAGGCCTTTAGCTGCTATATGTGCTGAATTTGCATGTTGCAACACCGCAAGGCATCATTTTACATGGCTTACATGAACACCGTACTTTCTACTGATTAGTACAGTATTAGGATGATTTAGCATGGATTTCTCAGACATTCCCAGTTTTGCCAAAATGATTATGATGTGTTGCATACACCAAAAACCAACATACTGCATGTCAAGCATGTCATATAGTCACCATAATCTTTGAGATGCAGTGAGTTTTCTTCAGAATGATCAGATGCTTTCCAAAGGAATTCTGTAAGTTTATGTATCTGCTGTTTCAGAAATTTAAGTTTGACCGCTTTCTAAACTCTGATGGAACTGAAAAGAGCATGTTCTGTAAGGATGGGATGCAAATGAAATATTCTACCATGCCATGGGGAGCAGGAAGCAATTTATGTCCAGCGCATGAGTTTGCTATTTACACTTTAAAACGGTGAGTATAAACAAGCCATAGTTTCTACACTAATTATATGCTTTAAacagctgaaataaataaagcatctctaacattattattatttatatttttaatcctTACCATTTATACTATGCCATTAATGCCATAGTTCTTCTCaacataaatgaaaatgaaaagactATTTCAGGATTTTTGCGCcagattataatttttttgattACTATTAATTTCTGGTCTCCTTAACCTACCCCTTTTAGGGTTGTGCTCATGATTCTGACACAGTTTGACTTGGAGCTGTGTGATTGTAATGCAAGCATGCCACCAGTGGACCCCAACCGTTACGGGTTCGGAATGCTTCAACCAGCTGGGGATTTGGAAATCCgctataagaaaaaaaaattaattaaatagttaaataatgTCAAACTACAGTCAAaacagttttataaaaaaaataaaaaaataaataaagtatcttAATTTTATATAGGAATCTGCTATTATTTGTTCTTGCGTTTATTGTACAGTTTTTAtatcacctgtttttttttttttgttttgttttatttaaacaggtCATTCATTTGTAATGTACATTTTAAGATCCTGTAACAATGACAGTGCTCTGTGATTTtacttttgaaaaataaataaataaatgagtgtcATATTCTAATTGTGAGTGCATCCTTCAGCATAAATTATCAAGGTGAAACTTATAGGCAAACTTTATAGATTCACCAAGAAAACTTAACAAATCTCAAACACTTTTCGGTGAGATGAGCTGTTCTCATTCAAGCACttaaatgatttaaacacacagtttattCTCATAATCTATGGCAGTGAACCAGATTATGTCATACAAAATAGTGATTAAGGTATTAATTGTATCCCATTCATAACACAAACCTTAAGCTtaactactgtacatacagtggtgtgaaaaagtgttggcacccttGCTGATTTTTTGCTCGTTTGAACACTAATGTTTCATATCatcaaactaataaatattagtttgaaataaatattctaaatattagtcaaagataacaaaagtaaacacaacatgcagtttttgaatggtttttattattaagggaaaacaaaatccaaaccaaaATCCAAGGTCCTGTGAAAAAAAGCGTTTACCATAACATAACTTTACTGTGCTTTTTCACACCTGAGtttaatttctctagccacacccagacctgattactgccacacctgttcacaatcaagaaatcacttaaataggacctgactgacaaagtgaagtaaacCAAAAGATGCTCAAAAGCTGAGATCCAaaaaaattcaggaacaaatgagaaagaaagtaaatgagatctatcagtctgtaaaaggttataaagccatttctaaagctttgggactccagcaagCCACAATGAGAgtcattatccacaaatggcaaaaacatggaacagtggtgaaccttcccaggagtgaccagccgaccaaaattaccccaagagcgcagAGATggctcatccaagatgtcacaaaagaccccacaacaacatccaaagaactgcaggctttacttgcctcagttaaggtcactATAAGAAAGAGAATGGTCAAAAATGGCTTGcgtggcagagttccaagataAAAAccgaaaacatcttgatgatccccaaggcttttgggaaaatactctgtggactgatgagacaaagGTTGAacttttttggaaggtgtgtgtcccattacatctgaaaaaagaacatcataccaacagtaaaatatggtgatgGTAGTGTAATGGTCtagggctgttttgctgcttcaggacctgtaAGACATGAGGTGATCCTGAAGAACAttgtgcggccatctgttcgtgacctcaagctgaagctaACTtcggttctgcagcaggacaatgatccaaaacacaccagcaagtccacctctgaatggctgaagaaaaacaaaatggagactttggagtggcttagtcaaagtcctgacctgaatcctactgcgatgctgtggcatgacctttaAAAGGCAGTTCATGCTTGAAAACCCTCCAatctgaattacaacaattctgcaaagatgcatggaccaaaattcctccacagcgctgtaacatcaattgcaagttatcgcaaatgcttgattgcaggTCTTGCTGttaagggtggcccaaccagttattaggtttagggggcaagcactttttcacacaggaccatgtaggtttggattttgttttcgattaataataaaaaccttcattaaaaactgcatttaaaaacactttttcacaccactgtacataacttaataaattaatttgcatGTATGAAAGATGATGTTTGTGTACattaacagacaaaaaaatcctCATCCACTTTGGTTTGACATTGATTGCAAACATCATTTGCttattctccttttttttttttttacagagccTATAACCATGGACACATGAGGTTTTTATGCCAGCTGCTTTTGCTGGTCCTCTGGTCATTATATGAAACCCCTAATACATAATAAGGAACACTGGTTGTTTGTGTCTGATTTCAGCACTATAGCATTCATTCCCCCCATAGGTGCTCTTTCGACAACAGATATTTTTCGGGGTAAAATATGAACTGTGTATTTCTTCTCAGAAACTAATGAGCCGGTGGATGCTGTTCGCCATTTTGGCCGAGGTCACTGGGCCGTGGCGCAGGAGGGAGGAACACGGTTTGCAGGCCAGTGAAGGGTTAATATCAGATCCAGCCTTCTGCACACTAAAAAAAACCCCGCCGCGAAATCAGCTCCACGGATTTACCGCTGGACTTGTTGATTTGTTCCTCTTCCTATGAAAAAAAGGAATCGGCGGTTTGTTGTAGCGAGCAGACAAATATGTCCAGACTGAAAGATAGCGGTCCTCCACATGGGCTTTATTTAATACTAGACATGGGAATAAAGCAGTGACGCTCCTCTTTCTTGTGTTCCTCTTCATTTATGGGCTTTTCCATCATTCTGAGCCTTCAGCT encodes the following:
- the ptgis gene encoding prostacyclin synthase gives rise to the protein MTWILVLVFIGVLSLVLFLYTRRTRQNNEPPLDKGTVPWLGHALEFGKDVAKFLTKMKDKHGDIFTVCVAGNYVTVVLDSNCYDAVLADTKSFDLTRYSQLLMDRIFNLQLPNYDPVSERNKVKEYFKSPNLSQLCTAMQNNLQFLMDSANTQNSTEWKKDSLFDFCYSLLFKAGYHTLFGTENDNSAKFTEVYEEFRRFDKILPKMARRSALRDELKFASSARKRLWELLSPNCISTKSVTQSWMQTYVQHLKEQGLDTETQRRALLLQLWVTQGNAGPATFWLLGFLLTHPDALKAVKVELCSLQHCPSDKREETPVLNSVLKETLRLRAAALITRDVMQDRRIKLSSGQEFVLRQGDRLCIFPFLSPQMDPQIHHEPEKFKFDRFLNSDGTEKSMFCKDGMQMKYSTMPWGAGSNLCPAHEFAIYTLKRVVLMILTQFDLELCDCNASMPPVDPNRYGFGMLQPAGDLEIRYKKKKLIK